From Antennarius striatus isolate MH-2024 chromosome 14, ASM4005453v1, whole genome shotgun sequence, the proteins below share one genomic window:
- the sim1a gene encoding single-minded homolog 1-A, which produces MKENSKNAARTRREKENSEFYELAKLLPLPSAITSQLDKASIIRLTSSYLRMRTVLPEGLGESWGHVSRTTSLDGVNQELGSHLLQTLDGFIFVVAPDGKIMYISETASVHLGLSQVELTGNSIYEYIHPADQDEMTAVLSAHQPYQAHFVHEYEMERSFFLRMKCVLAKRNAGLTCGGYKVIHCSGYLKVRQYSLDISPFDGCYQNVGLVAVGHSLPPSAVTEIKLYSNMFMFRASLDMKLIFLDSRVAELTGYEPQDLIEKTLYHYVHSRDSFHLRCAHHLLLVKGQVTTKYYRFLAKQGGWVWVQSYATIVHNTRSSRPHCIVSVNYVLTETEYKGLQLSLDQASSKASFLNDSSSANSLIENCRPTKSRISRPKTKTRLSPYTQYPSFQTERSESDQESTWGSSPLTDSASPQLLEHSEGLDSSCVYRQFNDSRKLCHNVSEEQLHTNNDGNVHLQAHGQGQRCERGQCKVGRYFLGATSSGGEAWRTTCPIVPSNKNLKNQEGYDSPMLHITAVPSYYGRGHWDEDSVVSSPDGGSLSDPGDRCQADHYCCSPQEPSKMETLIRATQQIIKKEESQLPLREDPMDASAGPAKGLLKGPCGACFPTECTQGPLPLQMVCHGLTQTISPVPSPAPLSRLSSPGIECLHKTKDYLPTDLSPLCLPLQHPLGRPGTCLTSSTPAPVLCPPHTYTRPYFDRNTAYSLTGYTLEHLYDPQTMRGYCKSSSTGRTHYDMTPHLRMPVEQTPGHKGTPVIITNGS; this is translated from the exons ATGAAGGAGAACTCGAAGAACGCGGCGCGGACGCggagggagaaggagaacaGCGAGTTCTACGAGCTGGCCAAGCTGCTGCCGCTGCCCTCCGCCATCACCTCCCAGCTGGACAAGGCCTCCATCATCCGCCTCACCAGCAGCTACCTGCGCATGAGGACGGTGCTCCCTGAAG gtcTTGGGGAGTCTTGGGGCCACGTGAGCCGCACCACCTCTCTGGATGGGGTCAACCAGGAACTGGGCTCCCATCTCTTACAG ACATTAGACggcttcatttttgttgttgctccAGATGGGAAAATAATGTACATTTCAGAAACAGCATCCGTCCACTTGGGTCTGTCGCAG GTagagctgacaggaaacagcatATATGAATACATCCATCCAGCAGACCAAGATGAGATGACAGCTGTCCTCTCAGCACATCAGCCTTACCAAgctcactttgttcacg AATATGAGATGGAGCGATCCTTCTTCCTGAGAATGAAATGTGTCCTTGCCAAAAGAAACGCTGGCCTTACCTGTGGAGGTTACAAG GTGATCCACTGCAGCGGCTACCTGAAGGTCCGTCAGTACAGCCTGGACATCTCTCCGTTCGACGGCTGCTACCAGAATGTGGGGCTGGTGGCCGTGGGCCATTCTCTGCCCCCCAGCGCCGTCACTGAGATCAAACTGTACAGcaacatgttcatgttcagagccAGTCTGGACATGAAGCTCATCTTCCTGGACTCACG GGTTGCAGAGCTGACAGGCTACGAACCTCAGGATCTCATAGAAAAGACTCTCTATCATTATGTCCACAGTCGTGACTCCTTCCACCTGCGCTGTGCTCATCACTTGT TGCTGGTGAAAGGCCAGGTGACCACTAAATACTACCGTTTCCTGGCCAAACAGGGTGGCTGGGTCTGGGTTCAGAGTTATGCAACCATTGTGCACAACACGCGATCGTCTCGCCCCCACTGCATCGTCAGCGTCAACTATGTTCTAAC GGAGACGGAGTATAAAGGTCTTCAGCTTTCTCTAGACCAGGCCTCATCCAAAGCATCTTTCCTCAACGACAGCAGCAGTGCCAACAGCCTCATAGAGAACTGCAGACCCACCAAAAGCAGAATCTCTCGTCCCAAGACCAAAACTAGACTCTCACCTTACACACAG TATCCTAGTTTTCAAACTGAGCGGTCAGAATCGGACCAGGAGAGCACCTGGGGCAGCAGCCCCCTCACTGACTCGGCTTCCCCTCAGCTGCTGGAGCACAGTGAAGGTCTGGACTCTTCTTGTGTGTACAGGCAGTTCAATGACTCCCGCAAGCTCTGTCACAACGTCTCCGAGGAGCAACTTCACACCAACAATGATGGAAACGTACACCTACAAGCTCACGGCCAAGGCCAAAGATGTGAGCGGGGTCAGTGCAAAGTGGGAAGATATTTTCTTGGAGCAACTTCATCTGGTGGGGAGGCGTGGAGAACTACCTGCCCCATTGTGCCATCAAACAAGAACTTGAAGAACCAAGAGGGATACGACAGCCCCATGCTGCACATCACAGCGGTGCCCAGCTACTATG GCCGAGGCCACTGGGACGAGGACAGTGTGGTCAGCTCTCCAGATGGAGGCTCGCTCAGTGACCCAGGGGACCGGTGCCAAGCTGACCACTACTGCTGCAGCCCTCAGGAACCCAGCAAGATGGAGACACTGATCCGAGCTACACAGCAGATTATCAAGAAGGAAGAAAGTCAACTTCCGCTGCGTGAGGACCCCATGGATGCCTCAGCGGGACCTGCCAAAGGATTGCTCAAGGGGCCCTGTGGTGCATGTTTCCCTACTGAGTGTACTCAAGGGCCCCTGCCCCTACAGATGGTGTGCCATGGTTTGACTCAGACGATCAGCCCTGTGCCGAGTCCTGCCCCCCTCTCCAGACTCAGCAGTCCAGGAATTGAGTGCCTCCACAAGACCAAAGACTACCTCCCAACAGACCTATCCCCTCTTTGTTTGCCACTGCAGCATCCACTTGGTAGGCCTGGCACATGCTTGACTTCAAGTACCCCTGCCCCAGTCCTGTGCCCACCCCACACCTATACGCGACCCTACTTTGACAGGAACACGGCCTACTCCTTGACAGGATACACTCTAGAGCATCTCTACGATCCACAGACCATGCGGGGCTACTGCAAATCTTCCAGCACGGGCCGCACCCACTATGATATGACCCCCCACCTCCGCATGCCAGTAGAGCAAACCCCCGGACACAAAGGCACCCCAGTCATTATCACCAACGGCAGCTAA